The Engystomops pustulosus chromosome 4, aEngPut4.maternal, whole genome shotgun sequence genome contains a region encoding:
- the LOC140128742 gene encoding olfactory receptor 11L1-like encodes MQSSNSNTVTEVFLLGFQNLHIWTIICFLLLLNIYCVTICGNLLIIVVVSSSRSLHSPMYFFLTQLSTLDIMLTSTIVPNMLRVVLYKGRTLSFTECLTQFYFFAASESLECLLLTVMSYDRYQAICNPLRYTSIMDFTSCKKVVLLCWLIMLTIVFTLSITMRSLWFCGPNIIDHFFCDFDPIVELSCSDTFFMKIERMVVAVPLVICPFLVILVSYIYIIITIANISSVTGRQKTFSTCSSHLSVVCLYFGSIISIYLIPYTVKAKKILSLFYTVVSPLLNPLIYSLNNRDIKTAVSKLFNKMGAIDLVCMTKHLNI; translated from the coding sequence ATGCAGAGCAGCAATTCCAACACAGTGACTGAAGTTTTTCTTTTGGGATTTCAGAATTTACACATTTGGACTATTATTTGCTTTCTTCTTTTGTTAAATATTTATTGTGTGACCatatgtgggaacctcctgatcatTGTGGTGGTGTCCTCCAGCAGATCCCTCCactcccccatgtacttcttcctcaCACAACTCTCTACTTTAGACATCATGCTCACTTCTACCATTGTGCCAAACATGCTCCGAGTTGTGTTGTATAAGGGAAGGACTTTGTCCTTTACGGAATGTTTGACTCAGTTTTATTTCTTTGCAGCTTCAGAGTCTTTGGAATGTCTTCTCCTGActgtgatgtcctatgacagatatCAGGCCATCTGTAACCCTCTACGCTACACCTCCATCATGGACTTCACATCTTGTAAGAAAGTCGTTCTCTTATGTTGGTTGATAATGTTGACTATTGTATTTACTCTTTCAATTACTATGAGGAGTTTGTGGTTCTGTGGCCCCAACATCATtgaccatttcttctgtgattTTGATCCTATAGTAGAACTTTCCTGCTCTGACAcctttttcatgaaaattgaGCGCATGGTTGTGGCTGTGCCCTTAGTAATTTGTCCTTTTCTTGTGATTTTGGTTTCATACATCTACATAATCATCACCATAGCAAATATCTCATCAGTGACTGGTAGGCAGAAgaccttctccacctgtagctctcACCTTTCTGTAGTCTGCTTATATTTTGGGTCAATAATCAGCATCTATTTAATTCCTTATACAGTAAAAGCAAAGAAAATTCTCTCCCTCTTCTACACAGTTGTATCTCCTCTGCTAAATCCATTGATATACAGTCTGAATAACAGAGATATTAAGACAGCTGTTAGTAAGCTTTTCAATAAAATGGGGGCAATTGATCTGGTGTGTATGACAAAACATCTAAATATCTGA